Proteins found in one Promicromonospora sukumoe genomic segment:
- a CDS encoding sugar ABC transporter permease, giving the protein MNGPQGATGVGLTGAVWQRVRGGNSLLPILAALLVIWVVLGAVNPAFLAPENLVNLTLQSAPVGVIALGVVLVLLVGQIDLSVGSVSGLAAAVVAVGSVNLGWPVALAILAALACGVVVGLGYGALSTRLGLPSFVFTLAGLLFLAGVQLRVLGPMGSINLPFESWFVRSVQQGFLSPAAAWALVALVVAGTVTVQVVARARRRRADLPCASVPQIVVRTLVLAAVLSAIVAYLGSARGIGYTVVLFAALVVVTDVLLRRTRWGRSVRAVGGDRRAAVLAGVPVQRTVVLCFVACSTLAALGGVLAAGRLGAANQGTGGADTYLVAIAAAVIGGTSLFGGRGSAWSAVLGVLVIQSIANGLTLMNVDQAARYMVTGAVLLLAIIIDMLMRRRREGLT; this is encoded by the coding sequence GTGAACGGGCCCCAGGGCGCGACCGGCGTCGGGCTGACCGGCGCCGTCTGGCAGCGGGTGCGCGGCGGCAACAGCCTGCTCCCCATCCTCGCCGCGCTCCTGGTCATCTGGGTGGTGCTCGGCGCCGTCAACCCCGCCTTCCTCGCCCCCGAGAACCTGGTCAACCTCACGCTGCAGAGCGCCCCCGTCGGCGTCATCGCCCTCGGCGTCGTGCTCGTGCTGCTCGTCGGCCAGATCGACCTGTCCGTCGGCTCGGTGAGCGGGCTCGCCGCGGCCGTCGTCGCCGTCGGCTCCGTGAACCTCGGCTGGCCCGTGGCGCTCGCGATCCTCGCGGCGCTGGCCTGCGGCGTGGTGGTGGGCCTGGGGTACGGGGCGCTCTCGACGCGGCTGGGGCTGCCGAGCTTCGTGTTCACCCTGGCCGGCCTGCTGTTCCTCGCCGGGGTGCAGCTCCGCGTGCTCGGGCCGATGGGCTCGATCAACCTGCCGTTCGAGTCGTGGTTCGTGCGCTCGGTGCAGCAGGGCTTCCTCTCGCCGGCCGCCGCGTGGGCGCTGGTGGCCCTCGTCGTCGCGGGCACGGTGACCGTGCAGGTCGTGGCCCGGGCCCGACGTCGGCGCGCGGACCTGCCCTGCGCGAGCGTGCCCCAGATCGTGGTGCGCACCCTGGTGCTCGCCGCCGTGCTCTCCGCGATCGTGGCCTACCTGGGCTCGGCCCGCGGCATCGGCTACACGGTGGTCCTGTTCGCGGCGCTCGTCGTGGTCACGGACGTGCTGCTGCGCCGCACCCGGTGGGGCCGCTCGGTCCGGGCCGTGGGCGGCGACCGTCGTGCGGCCGTGCTGGCGGGCGTGCCCGTGCAGCGGACCGTGGTGCTGTGCTTCGTGGCCTGCTCGACCCTGGCCGCGCTCGGCGGCGTGCTCGCCGCGGGCCGGCTGGGCGCCGCGAACCAGGGCACCGGGGGAGCGGACACCTACCTCGTGGCGATCGCCGCGGCGGTGATCGGCGGTACGAGCCTGTTCGGCGGGCGCGGCAGCGCGTGGTCGGCGGTGCTCGGCGTGCTGGTCATCCAGTCCATCGCCAACGGCCTCACGCTGATGAACGTGGACCAGGCCGCGCGGTACATGGTCACGGGCGCGGTGCTGCTCCTGGCGATCATCATCGACATGCTGATGCGCAGACGACGGGAGGGCCTGACGTGA
- a CDS encoding ATP-binding cassette domain-containing protein encodes MSDPVLSLRGVSKRFGGVRALVDVDADVHEHEVLAVVGDNGAGKSTLAGVLAGAHRPDAGQVLLDSRPVVLDSPAAARALGIAAVFQELALVDDLDVVENLFLGHETRRGLLLDEVAMEREAWRLLDQLAASVPSVRDPVRTLSGGQRQTVAVARALLGSPRVVVLDEPTASLGMRQTAEVLNLIVRLRERGHAVVLVSHQAGDLQAVADRILVLRLGRVHDVFDGDASYEDLLAAMTGAVRPGAVRPGTKHADSGRAVRR; translated from the coding sequence ATGAGCGACCCGGTGCTCTCCCTGCGCGGCGTCTCCAAGCGGTTCGGCGGCGTCCGCGCGCTCGTGGACGTCGACGCCGACGTGCACGAGCACGAGGTGCTCGCCGTCGTCGGCGACAACGGGGCCGGCAAGTCCACGCTCGCCGGCGTGCTCGCCGGCGCCCACCGGCCCGACGCCGGCCAGGTGCTGCTCGACTCCCGCCCCGTGGTGCTCGACTCGCCCGCCGCCGCCCGCGCGCTCGGTATCGCGGCCGTGTTCCAGGAGCTCGCGCTCGTGGACGACCTCGACGTCGTCGAGAACCTGTTCCTCGGGCACGAGACCCGGCGCGGCCTGCTGCTCGACGAGGTCGCGATGGAGCGCGAGGCGTGGCGCCTGCTCGACCAGCTCGCCGCCAGCGTGCCCAGCGTGCGCGACCCTGTCCGCACCCTGTCCGGCGGGCAGCGCCAGACCGTCGCCGTGGCCCGTGCGCTGCTCGGCTCCCCGCGCGTCGTCGTCCTGGACGAGCCGACGGCGTCGCTCGGCATGCGCCAGACCGCCGAGGTGCTCAACCTCATCGTCCGGCTGCGCGAGCGCGGGCACGCCGTCGTCCTGGTCAGCCACCAGGCGGGCGACCTGCAGGCCGTGGCCGACCGCATCCTCGTGCTCCGGCTCGGCCGCGTGCACGACGTGTTCGACGGCGACGCGTCCTACGAGGACCTGCTCGCCGCCATGACCGGCGCCGTCCGGCCCGGCGCGGTGCGCCCCGGCACCAAGCACGCGGACTCCGGACGGGCGGTGCGCCGGTGA
- a CDS encoding substrate-binding domain-containing protein — translation MAALAGVALVAGLGGCAPSEPAGAAGVPHEGTIGLLLPEAQTARYEASDHPTFVAVTGRRCPGCTVLYANAGQDAAAQLQQAESMLAQGADVLVLDAVDTVAAAGIVAQAKRLGAQVIAYDRFVDGADYYVSYDYEFIGFLLGSALAGAVTERESEKDAEPEAGPDAGEDTGQDAGGNDTDRPGVLLAHGSATEPNALAIAAGTRRALEGEDIDVLAEYYTPDWSPDKATEWTEAMLIRFPGQVDGVLAANDGIAGGAIAAAKAAGLDPVPVTTGQDGELAAVQRIVAGDQYMTVYKATDQQAQTAAELAVRVLRGEEPRTTAVIQGVPTVLLAPRAVGVDDVQHVIVDGHVYTTDEICVPAYRDACERAGIIGEGAR, via the coding sequence GTGGCGGCCCTTGCCGGGGTGGCGCTCGTGGCCGGGCTCGGCGGGTGCGCGCCGTCCGAGCCCGCGGGCGCCGCCGGCGTGCCGCACGAGGGGACGATCGGCCTGCTCCTGCCCGAGGCCCAGACGGCCCGCTACGAGGCGTCCGACCACCCCACGTTCGTCGCCGTCACGGGCCGCCGCTGCCCGGGCTGCACCGTGCTGTACGCCAACGCCGGACAGGACGCCGCCGCGCAGCTCCAGCAGGCGGAGTCCATGCTCGCGCAGGGCGCCGACGTGCTGGTGCTCGACGCCGTCGACACGGTCGCCGCGGCCGGTATCGTCGCGCAGGCCAAGCGGCTCGGGGCGCAGGTCATCGCCTACGATCGGTTCGTGGACGGCGCGGACTACTACGTGTCGTACGACTACGAGTTCATCGGCTTCCTGCTCGGCTCGGCACTTGCCGGTGCGGTCACGGAACGAGAGTCTGAGAAGGACGCTGAACCAGAAGCCGGGCCGGACGCCGGGGAAGACACCGGACAAGACGCCGGAGGAAACGACACGGACCGGCCGGGAGTGCTGCTGGCGCACGGCTCGGCGACCGAGCCCAACGCGCTCGCCATCGCCGCCGGCACCCGCCGCGCCCTCGAAGGAGAGGACATCGACGTGCTCGCCGAGTACTACACGCCCGACTGGAGCCCGGACAAGGCCACCGAGTGGACCGAGGCCATGCTCATCCGGTTCCCCGGGCAGGTCGACGGCGTGCTCGCCGCCAACGACGGCATCGCGGGCGGCGCCATCGCCGCGGCCAAGGCCGCGGGCCTCGACCCGGTTCCCGTCACGACGGGGCAGGACGGCGAGCTGGCTGCCGTGCAGCGCATCGTCGCGGGCGACCAGTACATGACGGTCTACAAGGCGACCGACCAGCAGGCCCAGACCGCCGCCGAGCTCGCCGTGCGCGTGCTGCGCGGCGAGGAGCCGCGCACCACCGCCGTCATCCAGGGCGTGCCGACCGTGCTCCTGGCGCCGCGCGCCGTGGGCGTCGACGACGTCCAGCACGTCATCGTCGACGGGCACGTCTACACCACGGACGAGATCTGCGTGCCCGCCTACCGGGACGCGTGCGAGCGCGCGGGCATCATCGGGGAGGGCGCCCGATGA
- a CDS encoding ROK family transcriptional regulator, with amino-acid sequence MSAVQQRGSLTQIELAGVTGLSPATISNIVKELTVAGVLHTSQSVRNGRRALQVTLARNLGVVAGIRFGMRSLSVALADASMRVLAEQRMPLAPDHRADAGLQRTAMLIREMLESVDADPSELLAVGVGVPAPVDIRTGQVVTVGMMRGWDGVHVDEILGSELDVPVTADNDSTLAAIAEARFGAGAGHDSVAYIRVSHGVGGGLVLGGRAVHGRSGVAGEIGHVSVDEHGPVCRCGNRGCLEMLVGASSLLAMLPPEAGHLTLADLVARAQDGDAGSRRVVFDAGRHLGVALANLCNLVDPDVVVIGGKLAEAGELLLEPLRTSLGQRVVATSRGPVEVVPSALGADAGVRGALAAALDQARMFGSLGVSS; translated from the coding sequence GTGAGCGCCGTCCAGCAGCGTGGCTCCCTCACGCAGATCGAGCTGGCCGGCGTCACAGGGCTGTCCCCGGCCACGATCTCGAACATCGTCAAGGAGCTCACCGTCGCGGGCGTGCTGCACACGTCGCAGTCGGTGCGCAACGGCCGCCGCGCCCTGCAGGTCACGCTCGCCCGCAACCTCGGCGTCGTCGCCGGCATCCGGTTCGGCATGCGGTCGCTCAGCGTCGCGCTCGCCGACGCCTCCATGCGGGTCCTCGCCGAGCAGCGCATGCCGCTCGCGCCCGACCACCGCGCCGACGCCGGCCTGCAGCGCACCGCCATGCTCATCCGCGAGATGCTCGAGTCCGTCGACGCCGACCCGTCCGAGCTGCTCGCCGTCGGCGTCGGGGTGCCCGCGCCCGTCGACATCCGCACCGGCCAGGTCGTCACCGTCGGCATGATGCGCGGCTGGGACGGCGTGCACGTCGACGAGATCCTCGGCTCCGAGCTCGACGTCCCCGTCACCGCCGACAACGACTCCACGCTCGCCGCGATCGCCGAGGCCCGGTTCGGCGCGGGCGCCGGCCACGACTCGGTCGCCTACATCCGCGTCTCCCACGGCGTCGGCGGCGGGCTCGTGCTCGGCGGCCGCGCCGTGCACGGCCGGTCCGGCGTCGCCGGCGAGATCGGCCACGTGTCCGTCGACGAGCACGGCCCCGTGTGCCGCTGCGGCAACCGCGGCTGCCTCGAGATGCTGGTCGGCGCCTCCAGCCTCCTCGCCATGCTCCCGCCCGAGGCCGGGCACCTCACCCTCGCCGACCTCGTCGCCCGCGCGCAGGACGGCGACGCCGGCTCGCGCCGCGTCGTCTTCGACGCCGGCCGCCACCTCGGCGTGGCCCTCGCCAACCTCTGCAACCTCGTCGACCCCGACGTCGTGGTCATCGGCGGCAAGCTCGCCGAGGCCGGCGAGCTGCTGCTCGAACCGCTGCGCACCTCGCTCGGCCAGCGCGTCGTCGCCACCTCCCGCGGCCCCGTCGAGGTGGTCCCGTCCGCCCTGGGGGCCGACGCCGGCGTGCGCGGCGCCCTGGCCGCGGCCCTCGACCAGGCGCGGATGTTCGGATCCCTGGGAGTGAGCTCATGA
- a CDS encoding ABC transporter substrate-binding protein — protein MTATVATAAVLGLTLAACGGSGDGGDGSSASGGADQVEVFTWWAAGSEKAGLDALVGVFNEQHPDIEFVNGAVAGGAGSAAKDLLQTRLQAQDPPDTFQAHAGAELQDYIDAAQIEDVSNLYDEFGLTDVFPADLVDRLSTDDGKIYSIPSNIHRANVVWANPTVLEDNGVDPEATYDDLDAWMADLEKLDKAGVTALSVGTTWTQVNLLETVLLADLGAEAYSGLWDGSTDWNGPEVKAALEDFETLMSYTNDDRDGLDWPEATQMVIDGTAAFNVMGDWAVAAFEEQDKVLGTDFTAAPVPGTDGVFDFLADSFTLPVGAPHPDGAKAWLETVGSLDGQVAFNKAKGSIPARTDADPADFSEYQQTAIESFSNDTIVSSLAHGAAAPVATLNAISDATSKFTTGASDLAGYQSELAAAAQG, from the coding sequence ATGACCGCGACGGTGGCGACAGCCGCTGTGCTCGGTCTCACGCTGGCCGCGTGCGGCGGCAGCGGTGACGGCGGCGACGGCAGCAGCGCGAGCGGCGGAGCCGACCAGGTCGAGGTGTTCACCTGGTGGGCGGCCGGGTCCGAGAAGGCCGGCCTCGACGCCCTCGTCGGCGTGTTCAACGAGCAGCACCCCGACATCGAGTTCGTCAACGGCGCCGTCGCCGGTGGCGCGGGCTCCGCGGCCAAGGACCTGCTGCAGACCCGTCTGCAGGCGCAGGACCCGCCGGACACGTTCCAGGCGCACGCCGGTGCGGAGCTCCAGGACTACATCGACGCCGCGCAGATCGAGGACGTCTCGAACCTGTACGACGAGTTCGGCCTGACCGACGTCTTCCCGGCCGACCTGGTCGACCGGCTCTCGACCGACGACGGCAAGATCTACTCGATCCCGTCGAACATCCACCGCGCGAACGTCGTCTGGGCCAACCCGACGGTGCTCGAGGACAACGGCGTCGACCCCGAGGCGACCTACGACGACCTCGACGCGTGGATGGCCGACCTCGAGAAGCTCGACAAGGCGGGCGTCACCGCCCTGTCCGTCGGCACCACGTGGACGCAGGTCAACCTGCTGGAGACGGTGCTGCTCGCCGACCTGGGCGCCGAGGCGTACAGCGGCCTGTGGGACGGTTCCACCGACTGGAACGGCCCCGAGGTCAAGGCCGCGCTCGAGGACTTCGAGACGCTGATGAGCTACACCAACGACGACCGTGACGGTCTCGACTGGCCCGAGGCGACCCAGATGGTCATCGACGGCACCGCGGCGTTCAACGTCATGGGCGACTGGGCGGTCGCGGCGTTCGAGGAGCAGGACAAGGTGCTCGGCACGGACTTCACCGCGGCGCCGGTCCCCGGCACCGACGGCGTGTTCGACTTCCTGGCCGACTCCTTCACCCTGCCGGTCGGCGCCCCCCACCCGGACGGCGCGAAGGCCTGGCTGGAGACCGTCGGTTCGCTGGACGGGCAGGTCGCGTTCAACAAGGCCAAGGGCTCCATCCCGGCCCGGACCGACGCCGACCCGGCCGACTTCTCGGAGTACCAGCAGACCGCCATCGAGTCGTTCTCGAACGACACGATCGTGTCCTCGCTGGCGCACGGCGCGGCGGCCCCGGTCGCGACGCTGAACGCGATCTCCGACGCCACCAGCAAGTTCACGACCGGTGCGTCCGACCTCGCCGGGTACCAGTCCGAGCTGGCCGCGGCCGCGCAGGGCTGA
- a CDS encoding carbohydrate ABC transporter permease has product MLNKLRRVGPPLLMLAPSLILLGVFVYGLIAANFTTSLTDNHTAAQATGQQPAVLVWFTNYVDLLASEDFQHSLMNLVLYTVVFLVGTMVMGFLWAWMLEKPMKGEGLFRSVYLFPMAVSFVASGVVWRWLLNSNQDEQASGLNRLFQIVGLDALQNNWWNNVTFGIIAIAIPAIWQLSGYVMALFLAGFRGIPEELREAARMDGASEWKLYRHVLFPQLSPVALSALIIIGHMSLKAFDLIMSISKPANYQTKVPAVDMFVFKSSFDYANAAAVGSILLIIVAIVIVPYLVRTNREEKR; this is encoded by the coding sequence ATGCTGAACAAACTGCGGCGAGTCGGGCCACCGCTGCTCATGCTCGCCCCGTCCCTGATCCTCCTCGGCGTCTTCGTCTACGGGCTGATCGCCGCCAACTTCACCACGTCCCTGACGGACAACCACACGGCGGCGCAGGCCACCGGGCAGCAGCCGGCCGTGCTCGTGTGGTTCACCAACTACGTCGACCTGCTGGCCAGCGAGGACTTCCAGCACTCGCTGATGAACCTCGTGCTGTACACGGTCGTGTTCCTCGTCGGGACCATGGTCATGGGCTTCCTGTGGGCGTGGATGCTCGAGAAGCCCATGAAGGGCGAGGGGCTGTTCCGGTCGGTCTACCTCTTCCCGATGGCGGTCTCGTTCGTCGCCTCCGGTGTGGTGTGGCGGTGGCTGCTCAACTCCAACCAGGACGAACAGGCCTCCGGCCTGAACCGGCTGTTCCAGATCGTCGGGCTCGACGCGCTGCAGAACAACTGGTGGAACAACGTCACGTTCGGCATCATCGCCATCGCCATCCCGGCGATCTGGCAGCTCTCCGGCTACGTGATGGCGCTGTTCCTCGCCGGGTTCCGCGGCATCCCCGAGGAGCTGCGCGAGGCGGCCCGGATGGACGGCGCCTCGGAGTGGAAGCTGTACCGGCACGTGCTGTTCCCGCAGCTCTCGCCGGTCGCGCTGTCCGCGCTGATCATCATCGGCCACATGTCGCTCAAGGCGTTCGACCTCATCATGTCGATCTCCAAGCCGGCCAACTACCAGACCAAGGTGCCGGCCGTGGACATGTTCGTGTTCAAGTCGAGCTTCGACTACGCGAACGCCGCCGCCGTCGGCTCGATCCTGCTGATCATCGTCGCGATCGTCATCGTGCCCTACCTGGTCCGCACGAACCGCGAGGAGAAGCGATGA
- a CDS encoding carbohydrate ABC transporter permease: MTAEAEQLTAHRPAPVAPRVHKGRYSLARTLKYAALIFFLVIVLIPVYVLLVTSFKGTGDADPSRAWALPQIWTMDNWATAWTTLAPAIGRTLAIVVPSSIISAFLGSLNGFVLSRWSFRGADIVFTLILFGMFIPYQAVMIPLTQLVLDIGIPTGVPTLIMLHVVYGIPITTLIFRNYYQTVPHELIEAGRVDGAGMLRTYWSIVLPISIPSFVVVLIWQFTSAWNDFLFAVFFSSSQNGPVTVALNNLANGALLQNYGVSMAGALFASLPTLLVYIILGKYFVGGLMSGSVKG, from the coding sequence ATGACCGCCGAAGCCGAACAGCTCACCGCGCACCGCCCGGCGCCCGTCGCGCCGCGCGTGCACAAGGGCCGGTACTCGCTCGCGCGCACCCTGAAGTACGCGGCGCTGATCTTCTTCCTGGTCATCGTCCTGATCCCGGTTTACGTGCTGCTGGTGACCAGCTTCAAGGGCACCGGCGACGCCGACCCGAGCCGCGCCTGGGCCCTGCCCCAGATCTGGACCATGGACAACTGGGCCACGGCGTGGACCACGCTGGCGCCCGCGATCGGGCGCACCCTGGCGATCGTCGTGCCGAGCTCGATCATCTCGGCGTTCCTCGGCTCGCTGAACGGGTTCGTGCTCTCCCGCTGGAGCTTCCGCGGCGCGGACATCGTGTTCACGCTGATCCTGTTCGGCATGTTCATCCCGTACCAGGCGGTGATGATCCCGCTGACCCAGCTCGTCCTGGACATCGGCATCCCCACGGGTGTGCCCACGCTGATCATGCTGCACGTGGTCTACGGCATCCCGATCACGACGCTGATCTTCCGCAACTACTACCAGACCGTGCCGCACGAGCTCATCGAGGCCGGGCGCGTCGACGGCGCGGGCATGCTGCGCACCTACTGGTCGATCGTGCTGCCCATCTCGATCCCCAGCTTCGTCGTGGTGCTCATCTGGCAGTTCACGTCGGCGTGGAACGACTTCCTGTTCGCGGTGTTCTTCTCGTCGTCGCAGAACGGCCCCGTGACCGTGGCGCTGAACAACCTCGCCAACGGCGCGCTGCTGCAGAACTACGGCGTCTCGATGGCCGGCGCGCTGTTCGCGTCGCTGCCGACCCTGCTGGTCTACATCATCCTCGGCAAGTACTTCGTCGGCGGCCTGATGTCGGGCTCGGTCAAGGGCTGA
- the nhaA gene encoding Na+/H+ antiporter NhaA, translating into MANLTIIERSPDPETHDPGPRWPSIAVWIRSLGESRLGALLLLLGTVAAIVWANVSYESYSEFWETHLNLGVGDLQIEFTLHALVNDALMAIFFFTVGLEVRREFAIGELTSWSRAMVPVAAAVAGLVVPAVLYVLIARGSGWEHAWGIVISTDTAFVVGALALIGPRAPGRLRVFLLALAVVDDIGALSIIALVYTENFDPLPLLIAAVGLVGVYLTRYVPTGRGPIYATLSIVVWGAFLASGVHPTLAGVAIALLVPVYRPSRRDVEHALTLARTFRQSPNSDYARAAANSLRESISINERLQTAYAPYVAYVILPLFALANAGVQINAEILSAAAGSAITWGIIIGLVVGKFIGVLGSGTVMRVFRIGDLGPGLSLDRLAGGGALCGIGFTISLFIVDLAIDDPGVQNEARVGVLTASVIAFLLAAVIFKISDRVHPSKEAGATLLRPVDPARDHVYGPVDAPYTLVEYGDFQCGFCSKASGAIQEVHRELGDRLRYVWRHAPLDRYHPNAVAAAEASEAAALQGKFFDMERSLLLDQENQLPSDIVRRATELGLDVDRFERDLVSPEVAGRVRDDVLDAEAMEVTAVPTFFVNGRRHTGPYDAQSLIHALETTAPAPTPSSPQTD; encoded by the coding sequence ATGGCGAACCTGACCATTATCGAGCGGTCGCCCGACCCCGAGACGCACGACCCGGGACCCCGCTGGCCCTCGATCGCCGTCTGGATCCGCTCGCTCGGCGAGAGCCGCCTCGGCGCGCTCCTCCTGCTGCTCGGCACCGTCGCGGCGATCGTCTGGGCCAACGTCTCCTACGAGTCGTACAGCGAGTTCTGGGAGACCCACCTCAACCTCGGCGTCGGCGACCTGCAGATCGAGTTCACGCTGCACGCCCTGGTCAACGACGCGCTCATGGCGATCTTCTTCTTCACCGTCGGCCTGGAGGTGCGGCGCGAGTTCGCCATCGGCGAGCTGACGAGCTGGTCGCGCGCCATGGTCCCGGTCGCCGCCGCCGTCGCCGGGCTCGTGGTGCCCGCCGTGCTCTACGTGCTCATCGCGCGAGGCTCCGGCTGGGAGCACGCCTGGGGGATCGTCATCTCCACGGACACCGCGTTCGTCGTCGGCGCGCTCGCCCTGATCGGGCCACGCGCGCCCGGCCGGCTCAGAGTCTTCCTGCTGGCGCTCGCGGTCGTGGACGACATCGGCGCCCTGAGCATCATCGCGCTGGTCTACACCGAGAACTTCGACCCGCTGCCGCTGCTCATCGCGGCGGTGGGCCTGGTCGGCGTCTACCTCACGCGGTACGTGCCCACGGGCCGCGGGCCCATCTACGCCACGCTCTCGATCGTGGTGTGGGGCGCGTTCCTGGCCTCGGGCGTGCACCCGACCCTGGCGGGCGTCGCCATCGCGCTGCTCGTGCCGGTCTACCGGCCCAGCCGGCGCGACGTCGAGCACGCGCTGACGCTGGCGCGCACGTTCCGGCAGTCGCCGAACAGCGACTACGCGCGGGCCGCGGCGAACAGCCTGCGCGAGTCGATCTCGATCAACGAGCGGCTCCAGACCGCCTACGCCCCGTACGTGGCGTACGTGATCCTGCCGCTGTTCGCCCTGGCCAACGCGGGCGTGCAGATCAACGCCGAGATCCTGTCGGCGGCGGCCGGGTCCGCCATCACCTGGGGCATCATCATCGGCCTCGTGGTCGGCAAGTTCATCGGCGTGCTGGGCTCGGGCACGGTCATGCGCGTCTTCCGCATCGGCGACCTCGGGCCCGGGCTGTCGCTCGACCGGCTCGCCGGGGGCGGCGCGCTGTGCGGCATCGGCTTCACGATCTCGCTGTTCATCGTCGACCTCGCCATCGACGACCCGGGGGTGCAGAACGAGGCCCGGGTGGGCGTGCTGACGGCGTCGGTCATCGCGTTCCTGCTCGCCGCGGTGATCTTCAAGATCTCCGACCGCGTGCACCCGTCCAAGGAGGCGGGCGCCACGCTGCTGCGCCCCGTCGACCCAGCCCGCGACCACGTGTACGGTCCCGTCGACGCGCCGTACACGCTGGTGGAGTACGGCGACTTCCAGTGCGGGTTCTGCTCCAAGGCGTCGGGCGCCATCCAGGAGGTGCACCGCGAGCTCGGCGACCGGCTGCGGTACGTCTGGCGGCACGCGCCGCTGGACCGGTACCACCCGAACGCCGTCGCGGCGGCCGAGGCCTCGGAGGCCGCGGCGCTGCAGGGCAAGTTCTTCGACATGGAGCGCAGCCTGCTGCTGGACCAGGAGAACCAGCTCCCGTCCGACATCGTGCGGCGGGCCACGGAGCTCGGGCTCGACGTCGACCGGTTCGAGCGGGACCTGGTCTCGCCGGAGGTCGCCGGCCGGGTGCGCGACGACGTGCTCGACGCCGAGGCCATGGAGGTCACCGCCGTGCCGACGTTCTTCGTCAACGGCCGCCGGCACACGGGCCCGTACGACGCCCAGTCCCTGATCCACGCCCTGGAGACGACGGCCCCGGCCCCGACGCCGTCGTCCCCCCAAACGGACTGA
- a CDS encoding MarR family winged helix-turn-helix transcriptional regulator — translation MSRSGADLALLLLGGYRTLVDAATAELAARGYDDFRPVHDFVMRAVAAGADSASEVGRRTSVSKQAAAKTIAVLVDRGYVSSEADPADARRKRLRVTELGFDVLRQGEAIFDGLREAWERRIGTTELALLEERLTTLVGDGAVRPDAPGWVAQDAG, via the coding sequence ATGTCTCGATCCGGCGCCGACCTCGCCCTTCTGCTCCTGGGCGGCTACCGCACGCTCGTGGACGCCGCGACGGCCGAGCTGGCCGCACGCGGCTACGACGACTTCCGCCCGGTCCACGACTTCGTGATGCGGGCCGTCGCCGCGGGCGCCGACAGCGCCTCCGAGGTGGGCCGGCGCACGTCCGTCTCGAAGCAGGCGGCGGCGAAGACGATCGCGGTCCTCGTGGACCGCGGCTACGTCTCCAGCGAGGCCGACCCCGCCGACGCCCGGCGCAAGCGGCTGCGGGTGACCGAGCTCGGCTTCGACGTGCTGCGTCAGGGGGAGGCGATCTTCGACGGGCTGCGCGAGGCGTGGGAGCGGCGGATCGGCACCACGGAGCTCGCCCTGCTCGAGGAACGCCTCACCACGCTGGTCGGCGACGGCGCGGTGCGCCCCGACGCGCCCGGGTGGGTCGCGCAGGATGCCGGCTGA
- a CDS encoding alpha/beta fold hydrolase translates to MNPTTSAPTTSAPTAADPTTATQGVAHHTARLNGTELHYVSAGTEGTPVLLVHGFPETWWAFHRVIPLLAERHRVFAVDLRGFGDSETLPGTTTEPTEGASATAAEDLHRLVEHLGLGPVHLLGQDIAGATVFRLAATHPEDVASLTAVEMGLAGFGLEGLADVTHGGSWHVGALAAPGVPELLLAGRERDFLGGWVFPTMTAAPDAVTEADVAELARTYSRPGGWRGAAGLYRSMLTEGAELRALAEASPLTVPVLAVGSSGGPFTAGTMSQVADGEVRSVLLDGVGHHVALEAPEALAEAVLAFLADIDFPTDVDDQADRQDSDADSDADSEARTRP, encoded by the coding sequence ATGAACCCCACGACCTCTGCTCCCACGACGTCTGCCCCCACCGCCGCCGACCCCACAACCGCCACCCAAGGCGTGGCGCACCACACCGCGCGCCTGAACGGCACCGAGCTGCACTACGTGTCGGCGGGCACCGAGGGCACCCCGGTCCTGCTCGTACACGGTTTCCCCGAGACCTGGTGGGCGTTCCACCGGGTGATCCCCCTGCTGGCCGAGCGGCACCGGGTGTTCGCCGTCGACCTGCGCGGCTTCGGTGACTCGGAGACCCTCCCGGGCACCACTACGGAGCCCACGGAGGGAGCCAGCGCGACCGCGGCCGAGGACCTGCACCGGCTGGTCGAGCACCTCGGCCTCGGCCCGGTGCACCTGCTGGGCCAGGACATCGCCGGGGCCACGGTGTTCCGGCTCGCCGCGACGCACCCCGAGGACGTCGCCAGCCTCACCGCCGTCGAGATGGGCCTGGCCGGCTTCGGGCTGGAGGGCCTCGCCGACGTCACGCACGGCGGCTCCTGGCACGTGGGCGCTCTGGCGGCCCCCGGCGTCCCCGAGCTGCTGCTCGCCGGGCGCGAGCGCGACTTCCTGGGCGGCTGGGTGTTCCCCACCATGACGGCGGCGCCGGACGCGGTCACCGAGGCGGACGTCGCCGAGCTGGCGCGCACCTACTCCCGTCCCGGCGGATGGCGCGGCGCGGCCGGCCTGTACCGGTCGATGCTCACCGAGGGCGCCGAGCTCAGGGCCCTCGCCGAGGCGAGCCCCCTGACCGTCCCCGTGCTGGCGGTCGGCTCGAGCGGCGGGCCGTTCACCGCGGGGACCATGAGCCAGGTCGCCGACGGTGAGGTCCGGTCCGTGCTGCTGGACGGCGTCGGGCACCATGTCGCGCTCGAGGCGCCGGAGGCGCTGGCCGAGGCGGTCCTCGCCTTCCTGGCTGACATCGACTTCCCCACCGACGTCGACGATCAAGCCGACCGCCAAGACAGCGACGCCGACAGCGACGCCGACAGCGAGGCCCGCACCCGGCCCTGA